One region of Daphnia pulicaria isolate SC F1-1A chromosome 7, SC_F0-13Bv2, whole genome shotgun sequence genomic DNA includes:
- the LOC124349915 gene encoding uncharacterized protein LOC124349915 — protein sequence MKALLNAVPGRMVQMRTPALKQAFDECRGKNILQADAFSTSKMCSRIGIHNDCFLASGRDRDTFKQGNEVAERQWLKKEGLYAAVGGESCEDPKKTSTDCKKTIEQLDEQRFSFLNLDYHKEMVKMWTNTQSAKPKGKCLNVIGNYMGYRFQLVDGKLQKTAAKGSTFCASLNIVNSGVAPLYNKRPVEVILRNKQSSKTYGPYVQENIDPRKFAPGERKSIDLSVQLPSDVVPGKYDVILNLPDGSSKLKDKAKYRILFANGNNVQDKTNRYNVIGQLTVN from the exons ATGAAGGCCCTACTAAATGCCGTTCCCGGCCGGATGGTACAGATGCGGACGCCAGCCTTGAAACAG gctttcgATGAATGCCGTGGCAAAAACATCCTGCAGGCGGATGCCTTTTCCACGTCCAAGATGTGCTCCCGGATTGGCATCCACAACGACTGCTTCCTGGCCAGCGGGCGGGATAGAGACACTTTCAAACAAGGCAACGAAGTTGCTGAACGTCAATGGCTGAAGAAGGAAGGACTCTACGCTGCGGTCGGCGGTGAATCCTGCGAGGATCCCAAGAAAACCAGTACCGACTGCAAAAAGACGATCGAGCAGCTGGACGAGCAGAGATTCAGTTTTCTCAATCTCGACTATCATAAAGAA ATGGTCAAAATGTGGACAAACACCCAGAGCGCTAAGCCCAAAGGTAAATGCCTAAACGTCATTGGCAACTACATGGGTTATCGTTTCCAACTGGTCGATGGGAAACTTCAGAAAACGGCCGCCAAAGGATCGACTTTCTGCGCCAGTCTCAACATCGTCAACTCCGGAGTGGCTCCGCTGTACAACAAGCGCCCTGTTGAG GTTATTTTGAGAAACAAGCAATCATCGAAAACGTACGGGCCGTATGTCCAGGAGAACATCGATCCTCGCAAATTTGCACCCGGTGAGAGGAAATCCATCGACCTGTCGGTTCAATTGCCGTCGGATGTCGTCCCCGGCAAGTATGACGTCATTTTGAACCTGCCCGATGGCTCGTCTAAACTGAAAGACAAAGCCAAGTACCGAATCCTTTTCGCCAATGGAAATAACGTCCAGGACAAGACAAATCGCTACAACGTCATCGGTCAACTAACCGtcaattaa